A region of the Blochmannia endosymbiont of Camponotus nipponensis genome:
TGGCAATAAAGTATTTAAAATCGCTGTTTCTGTTTTAGCGCGTGTTATAGATGAAACACTGCATGTTAACAATGTACACCAAGATGAATTAGATTGGTTAGTACCTCATCAAGCTAATTTGAGAATTATTTCCGCTACCGCTAAACGATTAGATATGGATATGAGAAAAGTAGTAATTACTCTTGATAGACATGGAAATACATCTGCAGCTTCTGTTCCTTTAGCGTTAGATGAAGCAGTACGCGATGGTCGTATTAAATCAGATCAATTGGTATTACTGGAATCATTTGGAGCTGGATTTACCTGGGGTTCAGTATTATTACGATTTTAATTATAAAGGGAGTATTAAATATTATGAATAATAATAAATTAGCTGTAATATTTCCAGGACAAGCGGCTCAGCGAGTAGGCATGCTAAAAACTCTTGCCAAACATTATTCATTAGTAGAAGAGACTTTTGCTGAAGTATCGGAGATTTTAGGTTATGATATATGGAAATTGATACAGTGCGGACCTTCTGAGGAATTAAACAAAACCTATCGATCACAACCAGCTATTTTGACGGCATCAGTGGCTATTTGGAGAATATGGAAACAACAGGGAGGTTGTATGCCAAGGATAATGGCGGGTCATAGTTTAGGCGAGTATTCTGCTTTAGTATGCTCGGAGAGCATGGATTTGTACTCTGCAGCTAAATTAGTAATGATACGTGGTATGCTAATGCAAGAAGTAACACCATATGGGTACGGAGCTATGTCTGTAATCATTGGACTTAATGATGATATGGTTTTTAAATGTTGTAGGTCTGCACAAAAAGATCAAATTGTTTCTCCTGCTGGTTTTAATGCCCCTGGACATATAGTTATTTCTGGGCATAAAGAAGCAGTAAATCGTGTCAATTTGTGTTGTAAAAATGCAGGAGCAAAACATATATTTATGTTGCCGATTAGTGTTCCATCGCATTGTGCGTTAATGAAACCAATGGTTGAAAAATTCAGAAAAGCATTAGAACAAATAGTTATTACTACTCCTAATATACCAGTAGTGAATAATACTGATGTGTGTATTGAGCGAGAGCCCAAAGCTATTCGTAGTGCATTAATGAGGCAACTGTATACTCCAGTGCGTTGGCGTGAAAT
Encoded here:
- the fabD gene encoding ACP S-malonyltransferase; protein product: MNNNKLAVIFPGQAAQRVGMLKTLAKHYSLVEETFAEVSEILGYDIWKLIQCGPSEELNKTYRSQPAILTASVAIWRIWKQQGGCMPRIMAGHSLGEYSALVCSESMDLYSAAKLVMIRGMLMQEVTPYGYGAMSVIIGLNDDMVFKCCRSAQKDQIVSPAGFNAPGHIVISGHKEAVNRVNLCCKNAGAKHIFMLPISVPSHCALMKPMVEKFRKALEQIVITTPNIPVVNNTDVCIEREPKAIRSALMRQLYTPVRWREIVQYCVHQKIKRFLEMGPGTILTGLVRNTVDNAFVLSINDPISFAEAMKVNWS